A single region of the Salicibibacter cibi genome encodes:
- the cydC gene encoding thiol reductant ABC exporter subunit CydC: MKELAAVTKTVIQEKKDVLLSIIAGFITGIAGVGLFAASGYLISQAALAPPLYALIVLTSTVKMLGLVRALSRYAERYYSHRATFSILSRLRVAFYQKLEPLAPAIFHHYRSGDLLARIVGDVERLQNYFLRVFYPPIVLVLVFLMTILFVGYFSILIAFVFVLGLLLTAFIIPAWFTVRQKQLQNNVGEKRATLSTKVTEFLHGFRDLKVYQQVDRKEKELLQASKDLIQEQEAEGRYLTGNQALNTLMALAISVLVLGVGAYLVSEGHMEGVFLAMLVMIASTVFEEAVPMASFPAYLRESTQAAGRLSTTIQSEAAFNTEHQQFELPQNKPIHIDVNNVNVQFQDEHYPAVNNVSFSIPPGSKTAIVGASGSGKSTLMALMLKLVSLHQGEVSLNGRNVTELKEQSIWEAINVVMQENHFFYGSVQENLLLTDPERTGTEIKSALQKVNLDNLSLDDHVYERGENLSDGEKQRLAIARVLLKDGRIWLLDEPTSSIDALTEKKIFQHLWHQAKDDTVILISHRLTGLENMDQIIVMEEGGVIEKGTYANLMSNRGYFYEMKQLEREVLAVL, encoded by the coding sequence ATGAAAGAGCTTGCTGCGGTCACAAAGACTGTCATTCAAGAAAAAAAAGACGTCCTCCTATCCATAATTGCGGGCTTTATAACCGGGATTGCAGGTGTTGGCCTCTTTGCCGCAAGTGGTTACTTGATATCACAAGCAGCTTTGGCACCACCGTTGTATGCATTAATCGTCCTCACATCAACCGTGAAAATGCTCGGTTTGGTTCGTGCATTAAGTCGTTACGCAGAAAGGTATTATTCTCATCGAGCGACTTTTTCCATCCTAAGCCGCTTAAGGGTCGCCTTTTATCAAAAGTTGGAACCTTTGGCGCCGGCGATTTTTCACCACTATCGAAGCGGGGATTTACTTGCCCGCATTGTAGGGGATGTCGAGCGGTTGCAGAACTACTTTTTACGTGTATTTTACCCACCTATTGTATTAGTGTTGGTCTTTCTTATGACCATTTTGTTTGTGGGGTATTTCTCGATACTGATTGCTTTTGTCTTTGTGCTTGGCTTGCTGTTGACAGCGTTTATTATCCCCGCATGGTTTACCGTCCGCCAAAAGCAACTTCAAAACAATGTAGGAGAAAAGCGTGCAACGTTATCGACGAAAGTCACGGAGTTCTTGCATGGTTTCAGGGATTTGAAGGTCTATCAGCAAGTTGATAGGAAAGAGAAGGAATTATTACAAGCCTCCAAGGACTTAATCCAAGAACAAGAAGCGGAGGGGCGTTATTTAACTGGCAACCAAGCGCTCAATACTTTAATGGCATTAGCCATTTCGGTGCTCGTGCTTGGAGTTGGCGCTTATTTGGTGTCTGAAGGACACATGGAAGGGGTATTCTTGGCGATGCTGGTGATGATCGCCTCTACCGTTTTTGAAGAAGCGGTCCCAATGGCATCTTTCCCTGCTTATTTGCGCGAAAGTACACAGGCAGCCGGCAGATTGTCAACGACCATACAAAGTGAAGCGGCATTCAATACTGAACATCAGCAATTTGAACTACCGCAAAATAAACCGATACACATTGATGTAAACAATGTCAATGTTCAATTTCAAGATGAACACTATCCAGCCGTCAACAATGTGAGTTTTAGCATCCCTCCAGGATCCAAAACAGCTATTGTTGGCGCAAGCGGATCAGGTAAATCAACACTAATGGCCCTAATGCTAAAACTGGTGAGTCTTCATCAAGGGGAAGTATCATTAAACGGGAGAAACGTTACCGAACTCAAAGAGCAAAGCATTTGGGAAGCCATTAATGTGGTCATGCAGGAGAATCATTTCTTTTATGGATCTGTTCAAGAAAATCTTTTATTAACGGATCCAGAGCGCACAGGGACAGAGATCAAATCCGCGTTACAAAAAGTAAACCTGGATAATCTTTCGTTGGATGATCACGTCTATGAACGTGGAGAAAATCTCTCTGATGGAGAGAAACAAAGGCTTGCCATTGCTCGCGTCTTGTTAAAAGATGGACGAATTTGGTTATTGGATGAACCTACCTCTTCAATCGATGCTCTAACAGAAAAAAAGATATTTCAGCATTTGTGGCATCAAGCCAAAGATGACACGGTCATATTAATCAGCCATCGTTTAACAGGATTGGAG
- the cydD gene encoding thiol reductant ABC exporter subunit CydD, with translation MNLLKESLSQQKKSIALLLGFAFLLATAMISQGAIMATIIDGVFLREIAFANIFPFLLLLLGVILIRVYSIYASGRTGIKMAAQTKQDFRERLLQKMAGSSLHTSLERQSGGKVSILMDSVDNVDHYFSQYIPHLMRTTLIPVIILIVVFTQHINSALIMMFTAPFIPLFMMLVGLQTKRKSEEQFTQLEAFSGTFLDSLQGLVTLKLFGRSKQQQNRIEESSIGFKNATMDILKVAFTNSFMLEIVMMLSIGIIALEIALQLIIYESLTFFTAFFILLLVPDFYLSLRDLGTAFHNGRASMGAAKKVEEELANTRNNIQWGDKQIPGEKIPPQIELSHVSFQYQPEDFALEKISVKISPYEHVAIVGKSGSGKTTLLNVLAGLMKPMQGTITIDGHNLFEYQEQSWYKHISYITQHPYIFSGSIGENISIGLTDQVSSDEVMYAARQAGIAEKIKSLHDGYETIVGEGGRGLSGGEKQRLSLARAFLKKPSIILFDEPTVGLDLQTEDILQASIRELGKNATMITVAHRLYTIQNVDRILLLENGKLMATGSHEMLMTQSPLYADMVDAQLRRLE, from the coding sequence ATGAACCTTTTAAAAGAAAGCCTATCGCAGCAAAAAAAAAGCATAGCACTTTTGCTTGGGTTCGCTTTTTTGCTGGCAACTGCCATGATTAGCCAGGGCGCCATCATGGCAACCATTATTGATGGCGTGTTTCTGCGGGAAATTGCGTTTGCTAATATCTTTCCATTTCTGCTCCTATTACTTGGAGTCATCCTGATCCGTGTATATTCCATTTATGCTAGTGGGCGAACAGGAATAAAAATGGCTGCTCAGACAAAACAAGATTTCAGGGAACGATTATTGCAGAAGATGGCCGGTTCATCCCTCCATACATCTTTGGAAAGGCAATCGGGCGGAAAAGTCAGTATTCTCATGGATTCAGTAGATAATGTTGATCATTACTTTAGCCAGTATATCCCCCATTTGATGCGAACCACATTGATCCCTGTGATCATCCTCATTGTTGTCTTTACCCAGCATATAAACTCCGCACTGATCATGATGTTCACCGCGCCATTTATTCCGTTGTTTATGATGTTAGTGGGTCTTCAAACCAAGAGAAAGTCTGAGGAGCAGTTCACTCAGTTAGAAGCCTTTTCTGGAACTTTTCTTGATTCTTTACAAGGCTTGGTAACGTTAAAGTTGTTCGGCCGTTCAAAACAACAGCAAAATCGTATTGAAGAAAGCAGCATCGGTTTCAAAAATGCCACAATGGATATTCTAAAAGTTGCTTTTACAAATTCCTTTATGCTTGAAATTGTTATGATGTTAAGTATCGGTATTATTGCACTAGAGATCGCGCTGCAGCTCATCATTTATGAAAGTCTCACGTTTTTTACTGCCTTTTTTATTCTATTGCTCGTTCCCGATTTTTATTTGTCATTGAGAGACCTTGGGACGGCATTTCATAATGGGCGCGCAAGTATGGGGGCAGCAAAAAAAGTTGAGGAAGAACTTGCAAATACAAGAAACAATATTCAATGGGGAGACAAACAAATTCCGGGTGAAAAAATCCCTCCTCAAATTGAACTTTCTCATGTGAGTTTTCAGTATCAGCCAGAAGATTTTGCGCTTGAAAAGATTTCAGTAAAGATTTCCCCTTATGAACATGTAGCCATTGTGGGAAAAAGTGGATCGGGGAAAACAACATTATTAAATGTCCTTGCTGGGTTAATGAAGCCAATGCAAGGCACAATAACCATCGATGGTCATAACTTGTTTGAGTATCAAGAGCAAAGCTGGTATAAACACATCAGCTATATTACACAGCATCCTTACATTTTTTCAGGAAGTATTGGCGAAAATATTTCGATTGGTCTTACTGACCAAGTATCATCGGATGAAGTGATGTATGCAGCAAGACAGGCCGGCATTGCAGAAAAGATTAAAAGTCTTCATGATGGATATGAAACCATCGTTGGCGAAGGGGGACGAGGTCTTTCTGGAGGAGAGAAACAACGGCTATCCCTCGCCAGGGCATTTTTGAAGAAACCATCTATTATATTGTTTGATGAACCAACAGTGGGCCTCGATTTACAAACGGAAGATATATTGCAAGCCTCCATCCGCGAACTCGGAAAGAATGCGACGATGATAACGGTTGCCCATCGTTTGTATACAATACAAAATGTTGATCGCATTTTATTATTGGAAAACGGGAAGCTCATGGCTACTGGCTCCCATGAAATGTTGATGACCCAGTCGCCACTATATGCTGATATGGTTGATGCTCAATTAAGGAGGTTGGAGTGA
- a CDS encoding cytochrome d ubiquinol oxidase subunit II, with protein sequence MSYELIGITVLWLFLYGYLIVASIDFGAGFFAYYAKVTKKDHIINQLISRYLSPVWEITNVFFVFFFVGIVGFFPDTAYYYGSALLVPASLAIVLIAIRGSFYAFENYGSKDSTIYLFLYGATGLLIPASLSVALTISEGGFIVEENGWVSLEYFALFTSPLSWSIVALALVSVLFISATFLTFYASRANDQPALKLVRTYAMFWSTPMIVAALTTFIFLSQHNERHFHNMMDLWWMLGLSVGFFLLSVWLLYSGKRYGLAFMSVMMQFFFAFFAYGIGHYPYILDPYITIQDGATHESMGIALVIAFIAGLFLLIPSLALVFKLFLFDADYVKGKK encoded by the coding sequence ATGAGCTATGAACTGATAGGTATAACCGTATTATGGCTCTTTCTGTATGGTTATTTAATCGTAGCTTCCATTGATTTTGGTGCCGGGTTTTTTGCGTATTACGCGAAAGTAACGAAGAAAGACCATATTATCAATCAATTAATCTCCAGGTATTTATCCCCTGTATGGGAAATTACGAACGTCTTTTTTGTGTTCTTTTTTGTTGGAATCGTAGGCTTTTTCCCAGATACCGCTTATTATTACGGAAGTGCGTTACTTGTTCCGGCGAGCTTGGCAATCGTCTTAATTGCTATTCGTGGATCATTCTACGCTTTTGAAAACTACGGATCGAAGGATAGCACCATTTATTTATTTTTATATGGAGCAACGGGATTGTTAATTCCGGCATCTCTCTCTGTAGCACTGACCATATCAGAGGGCGGCTTTATTGTGGAAGAAAACGGATGGGTTTCACTTGAATATTTTGCATTGTTCACAAGCCCATTATCGTGGAGCATTGTTGCACTTGCTTTAGTATCTGTCCTCTTTATTAGTGCTACCTTCTTAACTTTTTATGCCTCGCGAGCAAATGATCAACCCGCTTTGAAACTGGTACGCACTTACGCTATGTTTTGGAGTACACCTATGATTGTGGCGGCTTTAACGACATTTATTTTTCTCAGTCAGCATAATGAAAGACATTTTCATAACATGATGGATTTATGGTGGATGCTTGGACTCTCTGTTGGATTTTTCTTGTTATCGGTCTGGCTCCTTTATTCCGGAAAAAGATATGGACTTGCGTTTATGAGTGTTATGATGCAGTTCTTTTTTGCTTTTTTCGCATATGGGATCGGCCATTACCCGTATATTTTGGATCCATATATTACGATTCAAGATGGGGCAACTCATGAATCTATGGGCATTGCCCTGGTCATTGCCTTTATTGCGGGTTTATTCTTGCTTATTCCCTCTCTCGCCTTGGTATTTAAACTATTTCTTTTCGATGCAGATTATGTGAAGGGGAAAAAGTAA
- a CDS encoding cytochrome ubiquinol oxidase subunit I, whose translation MELDTVLISRLLTGLTLTFHIIFATIGVGIPLMISIAEFMGIKKRDPRYVLMAKRWTRGFIITVAIGVVTGTAIGLQLSLVWPNFMQVAGNVIALPLFMEVFAFFFEAIFLGMYLYTWGRFKNPYLHWLLSLPIVIGAGMSAVFITTVNGFLNQPEGFVLEGGQFAAVNPMEAMLNTATPSKVFHVLSSAYLTGAVLLAAIAAFMLLKKKASDSQKIQSADYHKKALKMLMSIVLFFGAVNVLSGDLSAKYLGADQPEKLAAAEWHFETEENADLRLFGWLDENQNVQGDIRIPSFLSFLAFGDFDAEVIGLEEFPESETPPLIVHYLFDLMVMIGFILPAVSLLYFMFNFRKKRNEHNRWLLRLIVLCGPLAFLAIELGWYFAELGRQPWIIRGFMTVEEAATSSPYIGLMFLLFLALYIVLGTLCIVVLRKLFRGNPAELELEKEIGDQS comes from the coding sequence TTGGAACTTGATACAGTTTTGATCAGTAGGTTGCTAACGGGGTTAACCCTGACCTTCCATATTATATTTGCAACCATTGGTGTAGGGATCCCATTAATGATCTCCATCGCTGAGTTTATGGGCATTAAGAAGAGAGATCCAAGATATGTGCTTATGGCCAAGCGTTGGACGAGAGGCTTTATCATTACAGTAGCTATTGGTGTTGTGACAGGAACAGCTATCGGCTTACAGCTTTCGCTTGTATGGCCAAATTTTATGCAAGTGGCTGGTAATGTCATTGCGTTGCCATTGTTTATGGAAGTATTTGCTTTCTTTTTTGAAGCGATTTTTTTGGGAATGTATTTATACACTTGGGGAAGATTTAAAAACCCTTATCTGCACTGGTTGCTTTCGTTACCTATCGTGATTGGCGCAGGGATGTCTGCTGTGTTTATTACCACAGTGAACGGCTTCCTGAATCAACCGGAGGGATTTGTGCTAGAGGGAGGGCAATTTGCGGCAGTAAACCCTATGGAAGCGATGCTAAACACCGCAACGCCTTCCAAAGTATTTCATGTGCTTTCCTCTGCATATTTAACGGGAGCTGTTTTATTGGCAGCGATTGCGGCTTTTATGTTATTAAAGAAGAAAGCATCGGACTCCCAAAAAATTCAATCCGCTGATTATCATAAAAAAGCTCTAAAAATGCTCATGAGCATCGTTCTATTTTTCGGCGCGGTGAACGTTCTATCCGGAGACCTTTCTGCAAAATATTTGGGAGCAGATCAACCTGAGAAGCTTGCTGCTGCGGAGTGGCATTTTGAAACGGAAGAAAACGCGGATTTAAGATTATTTGGATGGCTCGATGAAAATCAAAACGTTCAAGGCGACATACGTATCCCCAGCTTTCTAAGCTTTCTGGCATTTGGGGATTTCGATGCGGAAGTGATCGGCCTGGAAGAATTTCCTGAATCGGAAACACCACCTCTGATCGTTCATTATTTGTTTGATCTAATGGTAATGATTGGTTTCATACTACCAGCTGTAAGTCTGTTGTATTTTATGTTCAATTTCAGGAAGAAGCGAAATGAGCATAACCGTTGGCTTCTCCGGCTCATTGTGCTTTGTGGACCTTTAGCGTTTCTTGCTATTGAATTAGGGTGGTACTTTGCTGAATTGGGGAGACAACCCTGGATTATTCGGGGCTTTATGACTGTAGAAGAAGCTGCTACTTCTTCACCCTATATTGGTCTTATGTTTTTACTGTTCCTTGCGCTTTACATTGTTCTTGGAACGTTATGTATCGTGGTCTTGCGGAAGCTGTTCCGTGGTAATCCAGCAGAACTTGAATTGGAAAAAGAAATAGGTGATCAATCATGA
- a CDS encoding glycine betaine ABC transporter substrate-binding protein produces the protein MKRRWYKFRGKTDWIDLLASVHVLALVLDDIGYDVEMTIVEASHMYTAISNGDADAMTGAWLPRTHGTYYEQIEDEVDDLGPHLEGEAAIGFVVPEYMDIDSIEDLED, from the coding sequence TTGAAAAGGAGGTGGTACAAATTCAGGGGCAAAACAGATTGGATTGATCTTCTTGCTTCGGTTCATGTGCTGGCCTTGGTTCTTGATGACATAGGCTATGATGTAGAGATGACCATAGTGGAAGCGAGCCATATGTATACAGCCATCTCAAATGGGGATGCTGATGCCATGACGGGTGCATGGTTACCGAGAACGCACGGGACGTATTATGAACAAATAGAAGACGAAGTCGATGATTTAGGCCCGCATTTGGAAGGCGAAGCTGCCATCGGTTTCGTTGTGCCGGAATACATGGACATTGACTCCATTGAGGACTTGGAAGATTAG
- a CDS encoding MFS transporter yields MIRFSKLVLPGITMIAVTYGFARFSYGLLLPNISQDLEMSSSMSGIISSLFYLAYCFAIVYSTVVLTTDKGPRVMILAAGASAFIGLLIMGASPNVWTLALGVLFAGGSTGLVSPPYGAAISLWIKEKNQGKANTWINAGTSIGLALSGAGALILASEWRLTYVIYALIALLALIWNAKVIPSLGTRPRVTFERGEFSFRLVEGAVPLIICSTTLGISTAAFWTFAIDFLESTNTYSDWQLSLFWIIIGIFGILGGFSGSLIQRFGLPWAYKWGSLIIGMASLLLAWLPEQWAASYFSASLFGVSYIFITGVLMVWGIRVFMTNASLGIGTPFLLLAVGQVIGSIFAGMFIDLGGFTLTFAIYGFMGIVAMMLGPKEIKK; encoded by the coding sequence ATGATTAGATTTTCAAAATTGGTTCTTCCCGGTATTACAATGATTGCCGTTACCTATGGGTTTGCAAGGTTTAGCTACGGATTGTTGCTGCCAAATATCAGTCAAGACCTGGAAATGTCCTCATCGATGTCCGGAATCATCTCTTCGCTTTTCTATCTCGCCTATTGCTTTGCCATTGTTTACTCTACTGTTGTCTTAACAACCGATAAGGGACCACGTGTCATGATTCTTGCGGCCGGAGCCTCCGCCTTTATTGGATTATTAATCATGGGGGCATCGCCCAATGTGTGGACTTTAGCATTAGGAGTCTTGTTTGCCGGCGGAAGCACAGGTCTTGTGTCGCCGCCATACGGGGCAGCGATTTCTCTTTGGATTAAAGAAAAAAATCAAGGAAAAGCCAATACGTGGATTAATGCCGGCACAAGCATCGGTCTTGCTCTTTCAGGAGCAGGAGCGCTTATTCTAGCATCAGAATGGCGATTAACCTATGTTATCTATGCACTGATTGCGCTTCTTGCACTCATCTGGAATGCAAAGGTGATCCCTTCGCTCGGAACCAGGCCTCGTGTAACTTTTGAGCGGGGGGAGTTCTCTTTCAGGCTAGTGGAAGGTGCCGTACCTTTAATCATTTGCTCGACAACGCTTGGAATATCCACAGCGGCTTTTTGGACTTTTGCCATCGATTTTCTCGAATCGACGAACACCTATAGCGATTGGCAGCTCTCGTTGTTCTGGATTATTATCGGTATTTTTGGAATATTAGGCGGTTTCTCCGGTTCGCTCATTCAACGCTTCGGACTTCCGTGGGCGTATAAGTGGGGCAGCCTCATCATTGGAATGGCCTCTTTATTGCTTGCTTGGCTTCCGGAACAATGGGCTGCGTCTTACTTTTCGGCTTCTTTATTTGGAGTCTCCTATATCTTTATTACAGGAGTGTTGATGGTCTGGGGAATAAGGGTATTTATGACCAATGCTTCATTAGGGATCGGGACACCGTTTTTGCTTCTGGCTGTCGGGCAAGTCATAGGATCCATATTCGCGGGAATGTTTATTGATCTTGGCGGATTTACGCTTACATTCGCCATCTACGGTTTTATGGGTATTGTGGCCATGATGCTAGGACCGAAAGAGATTAAAAAATAG
- a CDS encoding TetR/AcrR family transcriptional regulator gives MNTPVKKADLLNAAERLFYEYGFRGVGLKQIISEANVATMTLYNHFSSKEQLVEEVLKQREERYWSYLDALVQGEDETPFLFAVEAHGKWLAEESYQGDMFLRAIEDYAGTNNDIENIARSHKARLLRYFQTLAKRLGEDDHSDLAHYFTLLLEGATSMTTLIGAEKATEYAMAMAKRIVYPAS, from the coding sequence ATGAATACACCTGTAAAAAAAGCGGATCTTTTAAATGCGGCAGAAAGACTTTTTTATGAGTATGGTTTCCGCGGTGTTGGCCTGAAGCAAATTATTAGCGAAGCAAATGTTGCAACGATGACACTGTATAATCACTTTTCCTCCAAGGAACAGTTAGTAGAAGAAGTGTTAAAACAACGGGAGGAAAGATATTGGTCGTATTTGGATGCCCTTGTGCAAGGGGAAGACGAAACGCCTTTTCTTTTTGCTGTCGAAGCCCATGGAAAATGGCTAGCAGAAGAATCCTATCAAGGGGATATGTTTTTACGAGCGATTGAAGATTATGCGGGAACCAATAATGACATTGAAAATATTGCTCGTTCGCACAAAGCAAGGCTGTTACGGTATTTTCAAACGTTGGCCAAACGGCTTGGTGAAGACGATCATAGTGACTTAGCCCATTATTTTACACTGCTACTTGAAGGAGCAACATCGATGACAACGTTGATTGGGGCAGAAAAAGCGACGGAATATGCGATGGCGATGGCAAAAAGAATCGTTTATCCGGCATCGTGA
- a CDS encoding catalase, which translates to MDDYKDKSSSRYKKSARRDQKDEQLEQYRKRNTGKGKKMTDDNGVRVSNDRRTLRAGRRGPLTFNDFHFYKKQSHFSRERIPEKVVHARGFGVYGEFETYQSLRHLTSAHFLGEAERKTPVFIRFSNFVGSKGSKDTAVDIRGFAVKFYTEEGNYDSLSLQFPIFILADAMKFMDLTHAAKPSPVTDVPQATTAHDSFWDYVANNQESAHMVMWLMSMRGRPRSWRMMEAWPINTFRFVNEHGKSTFVRFKWEPKLGVHSLLLDEANVIGGVDPDFHRRDIIEAIKMGAYPEYELGIQLIEEEDEFKFDFDILDDTKLWPEEEIPVEIIGKMTLNRLVDNFFAEDEQSVLDPANVVPGIDFTHDPVLQGRAFAYRDTELHRQNSANIEDIPVNRPITERNFNLRDSFQRHRIDVDAVHYHENSLAGNTPAEASPEEGGYVNYPTEVEGHLTRNVPSDSFLDFFSQARLFWNSLSPVEKQDLIETFNFHLGYVESESVRQQNVEMWANVDREMACTIADNIGVERPKGTHVPVTKSSPALSQANTPHYAYTQKVAVLIGDGFSGSEVRNVIELLYEYGVFIEFVSDKLGTATGDDGTKIDIDSTFMTKYSVLFDSFYVVGGHSNNENQFHQNIIDFISQAYEQYKPIGIATAATDYFQQADIRNLPGVVFASNNPNFGYEFVSAIAQQRFWNR; encoded by the coding sequence ATGGATGATTACAAAGACAAGTCATCGTCCCGATACAAAAAATCGGCAAGAAGAGATCAAAAAGATGAGCAGTTGGAACAATATCGGAAAAGAAACACCGGAAAAGGAAAGAAAATGACCGATGATAACGGGGTAAGGGTTTCAAATGACCGAAGGACATTAAGGGCGGGAAGACGCGGCCCCCTCACATTCAATGACTTTCATTTTTATAAAAAACAGTCTCATTTCAGCCGGGAACGAATTCCAGAAAAAGTCGTTCATGCGAGAGGCTTTGGGGTATATGGAGAATTTGAAACATATCAATCGTTAAGGCATCTCACCAGTGCACACTTTTTGGGTGAAGCCGAACGCAAAACACCCGTGTTTATTCGTTTTTCCAATTTTGTCGGGAGTAAAGGATCGAAGGATACAGCCGTCGATATTCGTGGCTTTGCGGTCAAATTTTACACAGAAGAAGGCAATTATGATTCATTATCCCTGCAATTTCCGATTTTTATTCTTGCCGATGCCATGAAATTTATGGATTTGACTCATGCTGCTAAACCGAGCCCGGTGACGGATGTTCCGCAAGCGACGACTGCACATGATAGTTTTTGGGATTACGTCGCCAACAATCAAGAATCCGCCCATATGGTGATGTGGTTGATGTCGATGCGCGGTCGGCCAAGAAGCTGGCGGATGATGGAAGCTTGGCCAATTAATACGTTTCGGTTTGTGAATGAACATGGAAAATCGACGTTTGTCCGCTTTAAATGGGAGCCGAAACTCGGTGTCCATTCATTGTTGTTGGATGAAGCAAATGTGATCGGAGGGGTTGATCCGGACTTTCACCGCCGCGATATTATCGAAGCGATTAAAATGGGCGCATATCCTGAATATGAGCTCGGCATCCAGTTGATTGAGGAAGAAGATGAATTTAAGTTTGATTTTGATATTTTGGATGATACAAAACTATGGCCGGAGGAAGAAATTCCTGTTGAAATCATCGGGAAAATGACGTTAAACCGGCTTGTTGATAATTTCTTTGCTGAAGATGAGCAGTCGGTCCTTGACCCTGCCAATGTAGTGCCGGGCATTGACTTCACGCACGATCCCGTTTTACAAGGAAGGGCATTTGCGTACAGGGACACAGAATTACACCGACAAAATTCAGCCAACATCGAGGACATCCCGGTGAACAGACCGATCACTGAAAGGAATTTTAACCTTCGTGACAGCTTTCAAAGGCATCGAATCGATGTTGATGCTGTTCACTATCATGAAAATTCGTTAGCGGGAAATACACCGGCTGAGGCGTCTCCCGAGGAAGGCGGGTACGTCAATTACCCTACGGAAGTGGAAGGACATTTGACTAGGAACGTCCCCAGCGATTCATTTCTTGATTTCTTTTCACAGGCAAGACTTTTCTGGAACAGTTTATCCCCTGTTGAAAAACAAGACTTGATCGAAACGTTTAATTTTCACCTCGGATATGTCGAGAGTGAATCAGTCCGACAGCAAAATGTGGAGATGTGGGCAAACGTTGATCGGGAAATGGCTTGTACGATTGCCGATAATATTGGTGTCGAACGTCCGAAAGGCACCCATGTCCCGGTCACAAAAAGCTCACCGGCGCTTAGTCAGGCTAACACTCCGCATTATGCCTATACACAAAAAGTTGCTGTTTTAATCGGTGACGGATTTAGTGGTAGCGAGGTAAGAAATGTGATCGAATTGCTATACGAATATGGCGTTTTTATCGAATTCGTCAGTGATAAGCTCGGTACGGCCACCGGCGACGATGGGACAAAAATCGATATTGATTCCACGTTCATGACGAAATATTCTGTTTTGTTCGATTCCTTCTATGTCGTCGGTGGACATTCTAATAATGAAAATCAATTCCATCAAAATATCATTGATTTTATCAGTCAAGCGTACGAACAATATAAACCCATCGGCATTGCAACGGCTGCAACCGATTATTTTCAACAGGCAGATATAAGAAACTTGCCTGGCGTTGTTTTCGCCTCGAATAACCCTAACTTTGGGTATGAATTCGTTTCCGCCATCGCCCAACAACGTTTTTGGAACAGATGA
- a CDS encoding LysM peptidoglycan-binding domain-containing protein produces MPIVGGTYIVYPVQPNDTLYAVANKLGSTVPGMSQINGIFPPFLEPEGIYPGQWLIAPVPDETNAQNRVLYVVQPGDSLYGIAQDFSIPVQNLINANPQLMNADALQPFQLIEVPINVFAVSTGDSLFSISQALGVSPQTIIQMNQRRPGFSPSALPAGYGLLVP; encoded by the coding sequence ATGCCGATTGTTGGGGGAACCTATATTGTTTATCCTGTTCAGCCAAACGATACGCTTTACGCAGTTGCGAACAAATTGGGAAGCACTGTACCGGGAATGTCACAAATCAATGGAATATTCCCGCCATTTCTTGAACCGGAAGGCATTTATCCTGGCCAATGGTTGATTGCGCCGGTACCGGATGAAACCAATGCACAAAACCGTGTATTGTATGTCGTTCAACCCGGTGACAGCCTGTATGGGATTGCCCAAGATTTTTCAATACCTGTCCAAAACCTTATTAATGCCAATCCTCAGTTAATGAACGCGGATGCACTGCAACCCTTTCAGCTTATAGAAGTTCCAATCAACGTATTCGCGGTTAGCACCGGCGATTCATTATTTAGCATTAGCCAAGCGCTCGGAGTATCTCCGCAAACGATTATACAGATGAACCAGCGGCGACCCGGCTTTTCTCCCTCGGCTCTGCCTGCAGGATATGGATTGCTTGTGCCATGA